GTGCAGGGCATACCCCGCAAAAAAGAACCGGCCCCCATGGAAGGGGGCCGGCCGCTGATGTGCTGTTACTTACTTACTGCTAGGATTGTCTGCTACTAAAGTAAGAACCGCACACTCCTGATTTATTCCATTCGCACTGCCTAAACTCAAAACTCACAGAGCCTGGAAAAACCGTGGTCGCTTATTTCACGCTGATCTGGCGCGGCTTCGCTTCCTCGGCCTTGGGGAGCTCAAGGGTGAGCACGCCGTCCTCGACGCGAGCCTGAATCCTGGCGCCGTCCACCGGCACATTCAGGTGCAGACGCAGGCGGTAGTCCTCGTGCGGGATCTCCCGGCGCAGAGCCTTCCAGCCCTCGGGGGTCTTGGCGTCAGCGCGACGGGCCGTGATGTCGAGCGTGTCGTCTTCGAAACCGATTTCGACGCCGCTTTTGTTCACGCCGGGCACATAGACCTCGACCAGATAGCCATCTTCGGACTCCGAAGTGGTAAACCAGGGCTTACGCCAGCTCTGGGGCTGGGCATGCTGCACGGAGGTCTGTTCGTCACGTTTTTCAACTTCGCATTTCATGGTAAGTGTCTCCTTTTCAGTATGGTTGGTTAGGTTTGAAATTTTAGTCAAAACGGGCGGGCGCTCCGAAGAGCCTACCCACACCGGTGTGCTTAGCTCACGTCGATCTGGCGCGGCTTGGCCTGCTCGGCCTTGGGGAGAGTGACGGTCAGGATACCGTCCTCGAATCCAGCCTGGATGCCCTGGGCATCGACCCCATCGGGGACGCGAACCGTGCGATTAAAGCTGAAGCTCTGCTCATCCTCGCCCTGCTTGTGGGTACGGGTGGCGGAGAGGGTCAGCGTGCCACGATCGTATTCTAGCCGGACGTCGGCCTTTTTCACGCCAGGCAGCTCGGCCTTCACGTAGTAGTGGTCGGCGTCTTCATAGAAGTCGGTCGCCGGAGCATTGCTGAAGGGCCCGCTTTCAAGGGCGCGTCCCCAAACCCCGCCACGCGGCAGAGCCAGGTCAAACAGGCGATCGAATTCACGGAAGGCTTCGTTAAACGGATTGTATCGGGTAATGAAGTTCATGATGTTTTTCCTCCTTTTCAGGTTAAAGTTGTTGGACGCTCTCTATTGCATAGTCGATGCCACTTACCATAAAACTCTTATATAATTGTTATACAGATACTTACATAAAATACACCGATCCCGAAAAAGAGACAAAAAGTCCCACTCGTTTAATTGCTCGTCACGCCACCCTCCCGCATCAGGGCATTTTTGTCACACCTCGACATGGGATTGCCAGCGGGCGAGCACTCTGCCAACTTTCCTGCCATGCCCACCGACCACGAGGAACGTTTTAATGAGCTGGAAGCGCGCATCGCCTACCTGGAACGCCATCTGGAGCAGCAGGACCGTGAAATGCTCAAGCAGGCGGAACGGATCACGCTGCTGACACGTGAACTGTCGAAACTCAAAGGCCGGGTAGACGACGGGCTCGACGGCTCCAGTATGCCCGCCCAGGAAAAGCCACCCCACTACTGAGACGGGAGCGGAGCCGAACCGGCAGAGCAACCCCCAACGGCCCGTATAAAAACAGCGATTGGCAGCCTGGCCGTTACAATTTGCACCATTGTGTTTGCCCTTTCGGCCTATCCCGGTACGAAAGTGTGGAATGGGGAAGGCAAACGCGCGCTGAGCGACTGGCTTTGCGTGTGATTCCAGACCGGGCGAAATCCCGGTCCGGAAACTTTTGCGTCCCCTCAGCCACTCAGGCTGGACAGCCAAAGACGCAATACGCCATCAACGAAGAGGCTTGAAACCCCACTGCGCGGGTAAGCCCAACAGCGAGAGCGGAGCGTCTTAGCTTAACAGCCTTGTGATCCAGACCGCTCATCCATGACGAATCCGACTGACCCACACGAGACCCGCTCATCCAAGGCTTCCAGCTTCCCGCCGGTAGTAAAGATCCTGCTGGTCGCCAATATCGCTGTTTTCCTGGTCCAGCAATTCACTCCGGCCAAGCGCTTCCTGATGGAGTACTTCGCCCTCTGGCCGGTCAGCAACCCATGGATTTTCACGACGCATCCCGCCTACATATGCCCGTTCGCACCGTGGCAGGTCATCACTTACAGTTTTCTGCACGGGGGATGGGAGCACCTGATTTTCAACATGTTCGCCTTCTGGATGTTCGGCTCGGTGATTGAGCGGGTCTGGGGCTGGAAGCGCTTTACCTTCTACTACTTTGCGTGCGTCTTTGGGGCGGCGCTGGCCCAGATGGTCGTCTCCTACGGCAAGTACTACCCGACGATCGGGGCCTCCGGCGGGGTCTTTGGACTGCTGCTGGCCTTTGGGATGATGTTCCCGCGCCAGAAGCTGATCTTCATCGCCTTTCCGGTCGAGGCACGCTGGTTCGTCCTGGGCTATGGCGTCGTCGAGCTGGTTCTTGGCCTGACCAAGACTATGGCTGGCGTGGCGCACTTCGCGCATCTGGGCGGGATGATCTTCGGGTTCCTGCTGATCCAGTTCTGGCTGGGCAAGTTCCCCCTCAAGCCCCGCCCCGGCAAACTCTTCTAGCCGGGTTGCACCCGGAGGCACTCCGGCTGGAGCAGCAATAGCGATGCGCCATCATCACGGGGGCAGGACTTGCCCCGCTCATGGATCCGGGACTCAGCTCTTGGGGGCTGAGTCTGGCTGGCGCAGGCGGGAGAGAACCATGAGTGGTAGCAGCAGGACCGCCGCACCTACTGCGTACGTCACACTCGCCCCGAGGGCATAGTACAGGAGCGCGGCAAGGATCGGCCCAAAGGCGCGGGCGAGCGATCCGGCACTACGGAACAGCCCCAGATAACGGCCCTGCTCGGCACTATCGGCATGGAGCGAGACCAGCGCCACCAGACAGGGGAAGACCAGCCCGGAGCCGATCGACATAAACCCGAGCGCAACGAAGAACGAGCTCTGGCGAATGATGGCCGCAATGAGGATAAACGAGAGCATCATGAAAACGATGCCCGCCAGGGTGAGCTTCTTTTCACCCATGCGCGGCGCCATACGGCGCACAAAGCCACCCTGCACCAAAATCAGCATGAACCCGATAAAGAGGAACATCAGCCCGATGTCCTTGGCCGAATAGGCAAAG
This genomic interval from Ruficoccus sp. ZRK36 contains the following:
- a CDS encoding Hsp20/alpha crystallin family protein — translated: MKCEVEKRDEQTSVQHAQPQSWRKPWFTTSESEDGYLVEVYVPGVNKSGVEIGFEDDTLDITARRADAKTPEGWKALRREIPHEDYRLRLHLNVPVDGARIQARVEDGVLTLELPKAEEAKPRQISVK
- a CDS encoding Hsp20/alpha crystallin family protein yields the protein MNFITRYNPFNEAFREFDRLFDLALPRGGVWGRALESGPFSNAPATDFYEDADHYYVKAELPGVKKADVRLEYDRGTLTLSATRTHKQGEDEQSFSFNRTVRVPDGVDAQGIQAGFEDGILTVTLPKAEQAKPRQIDVS
- a CDS encoding SlyX family protein, whose protein sequence is MGLPAGEHSANFPAMPTDHEERFNELEARIAYLERHLEQQDREMLKQAERITLLTRELSKLKGRVDDGLDGSSMPAQEKPPHY
- a CDS encoding rhomboid family intramembrane serine protease, producing the protein MTNPTDPHETRSSKASSFPPVVKILLVANIAVFLVQQFTPAKRFLMEYFALWPVSNPWIFTTHPAYICPFAPWQVITYSFLHGGWEHLIFNMFAFWMFGSVIERVWGWKRFTFYYFACVFGAALAQMVVSYGKYYPTIGASGGVFGLLLAFGMMFPRQKLIFIAFPVEARWFVLGYGVVELVLGLTKTMAGVAHFAHLGGMIFGFLLIQFWLGKFPLKPRPGKLF